A genomic segment from Nicotiana tabacum cultivar K326 chromosome 9, ASM71507v2, whole genome shotgun sequence encodes:
- the LOC107815610 gene encoding zeatin O-glucosyltransferase-like, whose translation MATTNHAANATQHSVIVVMVPLPAQGHLHQFLELARRLASAHNIPVYYVSTVAHVRQAQSRARGWDPLNTPNLNFSEFSVSFDVPPPNPDASIKFPSQLVPAFNSSLQLREPVAELVNNLSSKARKVVVLHDFLTSWIVQDVPKIPNTECYCFHTVSAFLIFSYIWDAARPPVPSEAEVVLKQIPSLEGCNSPELEEFAKKQLQARVFGVGNIFSTSRVIEQLYLDLIEKTYVKDFKHWALGPFNPVEIPIPTPDAEKRRHYSLEWLDKQTENSVIFVSFGSTTSLSEEEIKELAKGLEQSEQRFIWVLRDADKGDIFSGDVRKCQLPEGYEERVAERGIVIRDWAPQLEILGHVATSGFMSHCGWNSCMESISMGVPIAAWPMHSDQPRNALLITKGLKIGISVRVWEKRNEVVPAETIEKVVKTLMASSEGEEMKKRATELKEAVKLSVMDGGAAHKEMESFVAHITR comes from the coding sequence ATGGCAACCACAAACCATGCAGCAAATGCAACTCAACATAGTGTAATTGTAGTTATGGTTCCTCTTCCAGCTCAAGGCCATCTCCACCAATTCCTCGAGCTCGCCCGCCGCCTCGCCTCCGCCCACAACATCCCCGTTTACTACGTCAGCACCGTCGCGCACGTCCGCCAGGCTCAGTCTCGTGCTCGTGGCTGGGACCCACTTAACACCCCGAACCTTAATTTCTCCGAATTCTCAGTTTCATTTGATGTCCCTCCTCCTAATCCTGATGCTTCCATCAAATTCCCTTCTCAACTTGTCCCTGCGTTTAACTCCTCGCTCCAACTACGCGAGCCAGTGGCAGAGCTCGTAAATAACCTGTCTTCTAAGGCTAGAAAAGTAGTGGTTTTGCACGATTTTCTCACTTCCTGGATTGTTCAGGATGTTCCTAAAATTCCTAATACTGAGTGCTACTGTTTTCACACTGTCTCTGCTTTTCTTATATTTTCTTACATTTGGGATGCAGCTAGACCACCTGTACCTTCTGAAGCTGAAGTTGTACTCAAACAAATTCCTTCTCTCGAAGGTTGCAACTCTCCTGAATTGGAAGAATTCGCAAAGAAGCAACTACAAGCTAGGGTTTTTGGTGTTGGGAATATTTTCAGTACGTCTCGAGTCATTGAACAATTGTATTTAGATCTTATTGAAAAAACGTACGTTAAGGATTTTAAACATTGGGCTCTTGGTCCATTCAATCCTGTGGAGATTCCAATTCCAACACCTGATGCTGAAAAACGTCGCCATTATTCACTGGAATGGCTCGACAAACAAACTGAGAACTCAGTGATTTTTGTTTCATTCGGATCTACAACTTCGCTGTCCGAAGAAGAAATCAAAGAGCTGGCGAAAGGGTTGGAACAGAGcgagcagagattcatttgggtACTACGGGATGCGGATAAAGGAGACATATTTTCTGGAGATGTACGGAAATGTCAATTACCTGAAGGGTATGAAGAAAGGGTAGCAGAAAGAGGAATTGTTATAAGAGATTGGGCACCACAATTGGAGATTTTGGGACACGTGGCGACAAGTGGATTCATGAGTCATTGCGGGTGGAATTCGTGCATGGAAAGTATTTCAATGGGAGTGCCAATAGCGGCATGGCCAATGCATTCTGATCAGCCGAGGAATGCTTTATTGATAACTAAAGGACTGAAAATTGGAATTTCGGTGAGAGTGTGGGAGAAGAGAAATGAAGTGGTGCCGGCGGAGACAATTGAGAAAGTTGTGAAAACTTTAATGGCGTCGTCGGAGGGAGAGGAGATGAAAAAGAGAGCTACAGAGTTGAAGGAAGCTGTGAAATTGTCAGTGATGGATGGTGGGGCAGCTCACAAGGAAATGGAATCTTTTGTTGCCCATATCACTAGATAG
- the LOC107815609 gene encoding uncharacterized protein LOC107815609, with protein sequence MDYSLAALKLLCSQLKDAKETVTQKSNAAFTLEGILFQRAWLQGILVSTPTADSSGRFLLDDGTGVIELLLTGDFLNLSMEIGKYIMVVGGYFVRKGGLPFIKVHKIVDLSRVPDREAMWYLEVVEAFKLFYQLPPFED encoded by the exons ATGGACTACAGTTTAGCAGCACTGAAATTGCTGTGCTCGCAACTAAAAGATGCCAAAGAAACCGTCACCCAAAAATCCAACGCTGCTTTCACTCTTGAAGGCATTCTCTTTCAACGCGCATGGCTCCAG GGTATTTTGGTTTCAACACCTACAGCAGATTCCTCCGGCCGATTCCTACTAGATGATGGCACTGGGGTCATTGAACTCCTACTCACTGGCGACTTCCTCAATCTTTCTATGGAAATAG GAAAGTATATTATGGTTGTTGGAGGATATTTTGTCCGGAAAGGAGGCCTCCCGTTTATTAAG GTCCATAAAATTGTTGACCTTTCTCGAGTTCCTGATCGAGAAGCAATGTGGTACCTAGAAGTTGTTGAGGCATTTAAACTCTTCTACCAACTACCTCCATTTGAAGACTAA
- the LOC107815608 gene encoding GDSL esterase/lipase At5g22810 isoform X2: MNISGVFRTSLFILALKFLVMVNGQPSVPALFIFGDSVVDAGNNNYLKTIVKANFPPYGRDFPKHIPTGRFCNGKLASDFTAENLGFTSYPPAYLSKKAKGKNLLIGANFASGSSGYYDTTSRLYDAIPLSKQLEFYKEYQKKLVVIAGKVNATSIINGSIHLVSAGSSDFVQNYYINPLLYKELYGLGARKIGVTTVPPIGCLPASITIFGKDSNHCVKKMNKVAVSFNNKLNSTSINLQKNLSGLNLVVLDIYQPFLDLVTHPADNGFFEARKACCGTGLLETSILCNAKSPGTCANASEYVFWDGFHPTEAANKILANDLLISGISLIS, from the exons ATGAATATTTCAGGTGTTTTCAGGACTTCTTTGTTTATACTGGCTTTGAAGTTTTTGGTTATGGTCAATGGGCAGCCTTCGGTTCCAGCACTCTTCATATTTGGAGACTCAGTTGTTGATGCAGGAAATAACAACTACCTTAAAACTATTGTTAAAGCAAATTTCCCTCCTTATGGAAGAGACTTCCCTAAACACATACCAACTGGGAGATTTTGCAATGGAAAGCTCGCCTCCGATTTCACCG CTGAGAATCTTGGATTTACTTCATATCCACCAGCTTATCTTAGCAAGAAAGCCAAAGGAAAAAACCTTTTGATTGGAGCCAATTTTGCCTCAGGTTCATCTGGTTACTATGATACTACTTCTAGACTATAT gATGCAATTCCTTTGAGCAAACAGCTTGAGTTTTATAAAGAATACCAGAAGAAGTTGGTGGTAATTGCAGGGAAAGTAAATGCAACATCAATAATCAATGGTTCAATTCACTTAGTCAGTGCAGGAAGTAGTGATTTTGTTCAAAATTACTACATTAATCCTCTGCTATACAAA GAATTGTATGGACTAGGAGCAAGGAAGATTGGAGTGACAACAGTACCACCAATTGGATGTTTACCAGCATCCATTACAATATTTGGAAAAGACAGCAACCATTGTGTCAAGAAGATGAACAAAGTAGCAGTTTCATTCAACAACAAGCTCAATTCTACATCTATCAACTTGCAAAAGAACCTCTCTGGTCTCAATCTTGTTGTCTTGGATATCTACCAACCTTTCCTTGACCTTGTCACTCACCCAGCTGATAATG GATTTTTTGAAGCAAGAAAGGCATGTTGTGGCACGGGATTGCTGGAGACATCCATATTGTGCAATGCCAAGTCTCCAGGAACATGTGCAAACGCATCTGAATATGTATTTTGGGATGGTTTTCATCCAACTGAAGCTGCAAACAAAATCTTAGCTAATGACTTGCTAATCAGTGGCATATCCCTCATCTCCTGA
- the LOC107815608 gene encoding GDSL esterase/lipase At5g22810 isoform X1, with product MNISGVFRTSLFILALKFLVMVNGQPSVPALFIFGDSVVDAGNNNYLKTIVKANFPPYGRDFPKHIPTGRFCNGKLASDFTAENLGFTSYPPAYLSKKAKGKNLLIGANFASGSSGYYDTTSRLYDAIPLSKQLEFYKEYQKKLVVIAGKVNATSIINGSIHLVSAGSSDFVQNYYINPLLYKVYTPDQFSDILVKSYTKFILELYGLGARKIGVTTVPPIGCLPASITIFGKDSNHCVKKMNKVAVSFNNKLNSTSINLQKNLSGLNLVVLDIYQPFLDLVTHPADNGFFEARKACCGTGLLETSILCNAKSPGTCANASEYVFWDGFHPTEAANKILANDLLISGISLIS from the exons ATGAATATTTCAGGTGTTTTCAGGACTTCTTTGTTTATACTGGCTTTGAAGTTTTTGGTTATGGTCAATGGGCAGCCTTCGGTTCCAGCACTCTTCATATTTGGAGACTCAGTTGTTGATGCAGGAAATAACAACTACCTTAAAACTATTGTTAAAGCAAATTTCCCTCCTTATGGAAGAGACTTCCCTAAACACATACCAACTGGGAGATTTTGCAATGGAAAGCTCGCCTCCGATTTCACCG CTGAGAATCTTGGATTTACTTCATATCCACCAGCTTATCTTAGCAAGAAAGCCAAAGGAAAAAACCTTTTGATTGGAGCCAATTTTGCCTCAGGTTCATCTGGTTACTATGATACTACTTCTAGACTATAT gATGCAATTCCTTTGAGCAAACAGCTTGAGTTTTATAAAGAATACCAGAAGAAGTTGGTGGTAATTGCAGGGAAAGTAAATGCAACATCAATAATCAATGGTTCAATTCACTTAGTCAGTGCAGGAAGTAGTGATTTTGTTCAAAATTACTACATTAATCCTCTGCTATACAAAGTATACACTCCTGATCAGTTCTCAGACATCCTCGTCAAATCCTACACTAAATTCATTTTG GAATTGTATGGACTAGGAGCAAGGAAGATTGGAGTGACAACAGTACCACCAATTGGATGTTTACCAGCATCCATTACAATATTTGGAAAAGACAGCAACCATTGTGTCAAGAAGATGAACAAAGTAGCAGTTTCATTCAACAACAAGCTCAATTCTACATCTATCAACTTGCAAAAGAACCTCTCTGGTCTCAATCTTGTTGTCTTGGATATCTACCAACCTTTCCTTGACCTTGTCACTCACCCAGCTGATAATG GATTTTTTGAAGCAAGAAAGGCATGTTGTGGCACGGGATTGCTGGAGACATCCATATTGTGCAATGCCAAGTCTCCAGGAACATGTGCAAACGCATCTGAATATGTATTTTGGGATGGTTTTCATCCAACTGAAGCTGCAAACAAAATCTTAGCTAATGACTTGCTAATCAGTGGCATATCCCTCATCTCCTGA
- the LOC107815607 gene encoding LOW QUALITY PROTEIN: putative phospholipid:diacylglycerol acyltransferase 2 (The sequence of the model RefSeq protein was modified relative to this genomic sequence to represent the inferred CDS: inserted 2 bases in 1 codon) — translation MASILRFRKLCFVEPVKCSSVSFEKPKNDDKKSILEPPPKKENLVSAIEKVLEKPKSKKIKKQPKEWKCIDSCCWLIGYLCTTWWLLLFLCNFLPANLPGLKVPEAPGVRLKREGLIALHPVVLVPGIVTGGLELWEGRPCSEGLFRKRLWGGSFTEIFKRPLCWLEHLSLDNETGLDPPGIRVRAVPGLVAADYFAPGYFVWAVLIENLAKIGYEQKNMHMAAYDWRLSFQNTEIRDQSLSRLKSKIELMYVTNGYKKVVVVPHSMGVIYFLHFLKWVEAPPPVGGGGGSGWCAKHIKAIMNIGPAFLGVPKAVANILSAEGKDVAFIRAMAPGLLDSETFGFQTLQHVMRVSRTWDSVVSLVPRGGETIWGDLNWSPEVENICHKSKARYLQSSSKENNGNDTDVRRSFQEKELPKYGRIVSFGKEALELPSSQLSIIDSKEFVRKSTSRNSNTSCGEVLTEYDEMSRKSIKKVAENQAYTATTLLDLLRFVAPKMMKRAEAHLSHGIAEDLDDPKYNHHKYWSNPLETKLPDAPDMEIYCSYGVGIPTERSYVYKMSPSDRCKSIPLQIDSSAXTESDNGCLKGGVHFVDGDESVPVVSAGFMCAKGWRDNTRFNPSGISTYVREYQHKAPASLLEGRGTESGAHVDIMGNVALIEDVLRVAAGATGAELGGDRIYSEIMKMSERINIRL, via the exons ATGGCTTCAATTTTGAGGTTTCGTAAGTTGTGTTTTGTTGAGCCAGTGAAGTGTTCTTCTGTAAGTTttgaaaaacccaaaaatgatgataaaaaatcaattcttgaaccacccccaaaaaaagaaaatcttGTTTCTGCTATTGAGAAAGTTttagagaaaccaaaatccaagaaaataaaaaagcaGCCTAAAGAATGGAAGTGTATAGATAGCTGCTGTTGGTTAATTGGTTACTTATGTACAACTTGGTGGCTGCTTTTGTTTTTGTGCAATTTTTTGCCAGCAAATTTACCTGGACTTAAAGTTCCTGAAGCTCCTGGGGTTAGACTTAAACGTGAAGGATTAATTGCACTTCATCCTGTTGTTTTAGTACCTGGCATTGTAACTGGTGGACTTGAGCTTTGGGAAGGTAGGCCTTGTTCTGAAGGCTTATTTAGAAAGAGGCTTTGGGGTGGTAGTTTTACTGAAATATTCAAAAG GCCATTATGTTGGTTGGAGCACCTGTCGTTGGATAATGAAACGGGGCTTGATCCACCGGGGATTCGAGTTCGAGCAGTACCAGGACTTGTAGCAGCTGATTATTTTGCACCTGGTTACTTTGTTTGGGCTGTTCTTATTGAGAATTTGGCAAAAATTGGATATGAACAAAAGAATATGCATATGGCTGCTTATGACTGGAGGCTATCCTTCCAAAACACAGAG ATTAGAGATCAATCTTTGAGTAGGCTGAAGAGCAAAATCGAGCTAATGTATGTAACAAATGGATACAAGAAAGTGGTAGTAGTGCCACATTCAATGGGAGTTATCTATTTCCTCCACTTCcttaaatgggttgaagcacctCCTCCAGTTGGAGGGGGTGGCGGGTCGGGTTGGTGTGCCAAACACATCAAAGCTATCATGAATATTGGTCCAGCATTTCTTGGCGTTCCTAAGGCTGTTGCTAATATATTGTCTGCTGAGGGAAAAGACGTTGCCTTTATCAG AGCCATGGCTCCTGGTTTGCTAGATTCGGAGACGTTTGGTTTCCAAACACTTCAACATGTTATGAGGGTTTCTCGAACATGGGACTCCGTTGTTTCTTTGGTGCCTAGAGGAGGAGAGACAATATGGGGCGACTTGAACTGGTCTCCAGAAGTAGAAAACATATGTCATAAATCAAAGGCGCGATACCTGCAATCTTCTTCAAAGGAAAACAATGGCAATGACACTGATGTCAGGAGGAGTTTCCAGGAGAAGGAGCTGCCAAAATATGGACGAATAGTTTCATTTGGCAAGGAAGCATTAGAATTACCTTCTTCACAGCTCTCAATTATTGATTCAAAG GAATTTGTGCGTAAGAGTACATCCAGAAATTCCAATACATCATGTGGAGAAGTATTGACAGAGTATGACGAGATGAGTCGCAAAAGCATCAAGAAAGTTGCTGAAAATCAAGCATATACTGCAACAACTTTGTTAGATCTTCTCCGATTTGTGGCACCAAAAATGATGAAGCGTGCCGAGGCACACTTATCTCATGGAATAGCAGAAGATCTTGATGATCCAAAGTATAATCATCACAAGTACTGGTCAAATCCACTTGAAACCAA GTTGCCTGATGCTCCAGATATGGAGATTTACTGCTCATATGGAGTGGGAATTCCCACTGAAAGATCATATGTCTACAAGATGTCACCTTCTGACAGATGCAAGAGCATTCCTCTTCAGATTGATAGCTCTGC GACGGAAAGTGACAACGGCTGCTTGAAAGGCGGAGTACACTTTGTTGATGGGGACGAGAGTGTACCAGTCGTGAGCGCTGGCTTCATGTGCGCTAAAGGGTGGCGAGACAATACACGTTTCAATCCCTCGGGCATCTCAACATACGTAAGAGAATACCAGCACAAGGCACCAGCAAGTCTGCTAGAAGGGAGAGGCACAGAGAGTGGTGCTCACGTTGACATTATGGGAAATGTTGCCTTGATCGAGGATGTTCTACGAGTTGCTGCTGGTGCCACTGGTGCAGAGTTGGGTGGCGATAGAATCTATTCGGAGATCATGAAAATGTCAGAGAGGATAAATATTCGGCTTTAA